The Verrucomicrobiota bacterium genome includes the window CATCGGCGCGGGTGAAACAACGAGCGCCCCGTCGCCTCGCTGCTCGACGCTGAAGGGGTATGCGCCGTCCATTGAGGCGTCGGTGTAGTACTCCAGCTCGATGGCCGCCTGGCCCTCGTAGTTGATCGCGCGCCGAACGCCGGCCGTCGCCGACACCGCGTCGAACAGCCGGCCCATGCTCGACGTCCATGGCGCGTTGACGCTCTTTTCGATCATCTGTACGAGCACGTCGGTCTCGACCGGATCGAGCGTGTCCACAAACGGAATGCCCAACGACATCATCCGTTCGCCGAACGCGGCGCGCAGATGCGCCACGGCCATCCGCCACGGCTCTTTGATCGCCTTGGCGCCGCCCGGCATTGGCACCTCGTCAAGGTGCGCCACGCGCCGCGACTCGAGCGCGTCGAAGACGAGGAACTCGCCGCCCCAGATGCGCCCATCGTCGCCGTAGCCCGATCCGTCGAACGCCACGCCGATTACTTGCTCGTCGAGAAGCGCCGCGTCATCGATCAGGCATTCGGCGACGCAACTCAGCACCTGCGCGTGATGGTGTTGGATGCCGAGCTTCCTGACTCCTTCGCGGCTCAGCGCCCATTTCGTCGCCAGGTAGTCGGGATGCCGATCGTAAATGATGATCTCGGGGTCCGCGTAGAGCAGCTTGCTCAGGTGCGCCACGCCGTCCTCGAACGCCGCGAGCGTCTGCACGTTCTCCAGGTCGCCGATGTGCTGGCTGAGAAAGTACATGGTGTCGCGCGCGAAGCAGAACGCGTTCTTCAGCTCGCCGCCGACGGCGAGAACGTGCTTCGGCGCGGCAACCGGCAGAATGAGCGGCTCGGGCACCGCGCCGCGCGAGCGCCGCAGCACGTACGGCCGCCCGCGGAACACGCTGGTTACCGAGTCGTCGCAGCGCGTACGGATCTCGCGGTTGTGCACGAGGGAGGCGTCGGCGATGCCGCGCAGCCGTGCGAGCGCGTCGTCGTTGCGGAACGCGATCGGCTCGTCGCTCACGTTGCCGCTCGTCATCACCAACGGCCGCCGCGCCCCGTCGAGCAGCAGATGATGCAGCGGTGTGTACGGCAGCATCACGCCCCACCGTTGCTGCATGGGCGCCACCTGGTCACTGAGAGGCGGTGCGTCGCCGGGTTGTAGGGCGGGCCGCCCTCGGCCCGCCGTCTTGCGGACAGGGGCGTCGCGTTTCTCGAGCAGCACGATCGGCGCGCGCACGCTCGTGAGCAGCGCCTTCGCCGTCTCATCGACGAGGCAATATCGCTCGATCTCATCGAGCGACCGCATCATGACCGCGAAGGGCTTGTCCTCGCGCCACTTGCGCGAGCGCAACGCGCCGACCGCCGCGTCGCTCGTCGCGTCGCATGCCAGGTGATACCCGCCAAGCCCTTTGACCGCCACGACCTTGCCCGCGAGCAGCAGGTCCACGGCCGTACGCACCGGATCGTCGCAGCCCACATCCGCACCGGTGGCGTCGAGCAGCGTTATTCGCGGTCCGCAGACCGGGCAGGCGTTCGGCTGCGCATGGAAGCGGCGGTCGGCGGGGTCGCGGTACTCGCGCTCGCAATCGGCGCACATCGGGAAGGCGTCCATCGTCGTCTTCGGGCGGTCATACGGGATGTCGCGGATGATCGTGAAGCGCGGCCCGCAGTGGGTGCAGTTGATGAAGGGATAGCGGTAGCGCCGGTCGTCCGGGTCGAACAGCTCCTTGACGCAGTCGGCGCACGTCGCCAGATCGGGCGAGAGCGGCACGAACCGCTCGTCGAGCACGGCGCTCGTTTCGATCACGAACGCCTCGCGCGCCTCGTACGCCACCGGCTCGACGCGCAGCTCGTAGATGCGCGCCGCCGGCGGAGGTTCCGACCGGAGCCGCTCGACGAATTCATCGAGCGCGACCGCCTCGCCGAAGGCCGCGATCTCGACGCCGAGGCTGTCGTTGCGCACCGATCCGCGCACACCGCAGCGCGCCGCCAGCTCATAGGCGAACGGCCGGAACCCCACGCCCTGCACAATGCCGCGTATCGTTATTCTTGCACCGGTCTTCATCGCGTCCTCAACAA containing:
- the hypF gene encoding carbamoyltransferase HypF; this translates as MKTGARITIRGIVQGVGFRPFAYELAARCGVRGSVRNDSLGVEIAAFGEAVALDEFVERLRSEPPPAARIYELRVEPVAYEAREAFVIETSAVLDERFVPLSPDLATCADCVKELFDPDDRRYRYPFINCTHCGPRFTIIRDIPYDRPKTTMDAFPMCADCEREYRDPADRRFHAQPNACPVCGPRITLLDATGADVGCDDPVRTAVDLLLAGKVVAVKGLGGYHLACDATSDAAVGALRSRKWREDKPFAVMMRSLDEIERYCLVDETAKALLTSVRAPIVLLEKRDAPVRKTAGRGRPALQPGDAPPLSDQVAPMQQRWGVMLPYTPLHHLLLDGARRPLVMTSGNVSDEPIAFRNDDALARLRGIADASLVHNREIRTRCDDSVTSVFRGRPYVLRRSRGAVPEPLILPVAAPKHVLAVGGELKNAFCFARDTMYFLSQHIGDLENVQTLAAFEDGVAHLSKLLYADPEIIIYDRHPDYLATKWALSREGVRKLGIQHHHAQVLSCVAECLIDDAALLDEQVIGVAFDGSGYGDDGRIWGGEFLVFDALESRRVAHLDEVPMPGGAKAIKEPWRMAVAHLRAAFGERMMSLGIPFVDTLDPVETDVLVQMIEKSVNAPWTSSMGRLFDAVSATAGVRRAINYEGQAAIELEYYTDASMDGAYPFSVEQRGDGALVVSPAPMFEALVDEIKRGEPVPVLSTRFHNGVARMLVEVCERIRDAEGLNSVALSGGVFQNRYLLTRAVAQLEADGFRVLTHSRVPANDGGLALGQALHGAAVVARRG